One Gemmatimonadota bacterium DNA window includes the following coding sequences:
- a CDS encoding isoleucine--tRNA ligase, with protein MSGQMFKPFDGKMEYPAMEERILAWWAEHRVFDKLRAQLADRPTWSFIDGPITANNAMGVHHAWGRTYKDMYCRYKAMKGFNQRWQNGFDCQGLWVEVEVERALGFDSKRDIETFGLAEFSRACRARVDEYAERITRQSIRMGHWMQWYHEDGHPASYFTLDDNNIEHIWHFLKACDARKWLYRGHRSMPWCWRCGTSLSQHELVDSYQEQTDPSCFFRCRVGGREDEYFLVWTTTPWTLTANTALALHPEAEYAKAVLDGAHYYLMKSLVDTVLPPEAEVVETVKGEDLIGLPFHGPLEDLPAQREVNRATVPWDMVSDEEGTGIVHIAPGCGAEDYQLGQELGLDIIVPIDENGYFTDDIGPLAATHVRDSAEGVRRELESRGVLFRWEDYTHRYPFCWRCKTPLVFRLADEWFISADEIKAPMKRAAATVRWVPEYSGLLMQDWLDNMGDWCISRRRFWGLPLPFYCCGNCDHINVIGSTAELRERAVDPALVDDLPELHRPWIDEIEITCERCDEAARRVTEVGDCWLDAGIVPFSTLNYLPEHRGIEGTIRSERGPEAERDKAGEVSPGPESTWESWSPADWITEMREQIRLWFYSQLFMSVTLYDRSPFKAVLTYEEMRDENGEPFSKSGDNAIAVEDATARMGADVMRWQYASAPLNMVFRFGYGPAEEVTRKMLRLWNVYAFFVTYANLPDCPPISASAPATDRSELDRWVLSRLHQLIRHCNDRMDHFDSAVVVRETERFIDVLSTWYVRRSRRRFWKSGDDADKQSAIQTLYEVLVTMSRLIAPILPFSAEELYRSLVPPVDPSAPESVHLCAYPEASGELIDQDLMDDMDDLMLVIELGRSARNEARMKVRQPASRLLVQPANARQGKTIERLRSQVLEELNVKDLELVESEDAFRGYAVKPVFSKWGPRFGKRLNAVRTALEALDGDETGALVAGGEVLTLEVDGDRVDLSPEELEVERVDADGLSVTSDFGCTVAIDTRVTRDLLLEGLMRDFVRHVQNLRKEADFNVDDRITLYYEADGDLAEAIDTHADYIRTETLSTVLRDEPVPGDVHSGELKLGDHVARIGVLK; from the coding sequence GTGTCTGGCCAGATGTTCAAGCCCTTTGACGGAAAGATGGAATACCCCGCCATGGAGGAGCGTATACTCGCATGGTGGGCGGAGCATCGAGTTTTCGACAAGTTGCGCGCGCAATTGGCGGATCGCCCCACCTGGTCCTTCATCGACGGCCCGATTACCGCCAACAACGCCATGGGCGTCCACCACGCCTGGGGCCGGACCTACAAGGATATGTACTGCCGCTACAAGGCCATGAAGGGGTTCAACCAGCGGTGGCAGAACGGGTTCGACTGCCAGGGACTCTGGGTGGAAGTTGAGGTCGAACGGGCGCTGGGATTCGATTCGAAGCGGGATATCGAGACCTTCGGCCTCGCGGAGTTTTCCCGGGCGTGCCGCGCGAGGGTGGACGAGTATGCGGAGCGGATCACCCGGCAGTCCATCCGCATGGGCCACTGGATGCAGTGGTACCATGAAGACGGCCATCCGGCGTCCTACTTCACGCTGGACGACAACAACATCGAACATATCTGGCATTTTCTCAAGGCCTGCGACGCCCGGAAATGGCTGTACAGGGGCCACCGGTCCATGCCCTGGTGCTGGCGGTGCGGAACCAGCCTGAGCCAGCACGAACTGGTGGACTCCTACCAGGAACAGACCGACCCATCCTGTTTCTTCCGCTGCCGCGTCGGCGGCCGTGAAGACGAGTACTTCCTGGTCTGGACCACCACGCCGTGGACCCTGACCGCCAACACGGCCCTGGCGCTGCACCCGGAAGCCGAATATGCGAAGGCGGTCCTGGACGGCGCGCACTACTACCTGATGAAATCGCTCGTCGACACGGTATTGCCGCCGGAAGCCGAAGTCGTCGAGACGGTAAAGGGGGAGGACCTGATCGGCCTTCCGTTCCACGGTCCGCTGGAGGATCTTCCGGCGCAGCGGGAGGTCAACCGTGCCACCGTCCCGTGGGACATGGTTTCGGACGAGGAAGGCACGGGGATCGTCCATATCGCGCCGGGTTGCGGCGCCGAGGACTACCAGCTCGGACAGGAACTGGGCCTGGACATCATCGTGCCGATCGACGAAAACGGCTATTTCACGGACGACATCGGTCCGCTCGCGGCCACCCATGTACGGGATTCGGCCGAGGGCGTCCGGCGCGAGCTGGAATCCAGGGGCGTGCTGTTCCGCTGGGAAGACTACACGCACCGGTATCCCTTCTGCTGGCGGTGCAAGACGCCCCTGGTCTTCCGCCTGGCCGACGAGTGGTTCATTTCCGCGGACGAGATCAAGGCGCCGATGAAGCGGGCCGCCGCCACGGTCCGGTGGGTACCCGAGTACAGCGGGCTCCTGATGCAGGACTGGCTGGACAACATGGGGGACTGGTGCATTTCGCGCCGGCGATTCTGGGGGCTGCCCCTGCCCTTTTACTGTTGCGGGAACTGCGACCATATCAATGTCATCGGCAGCACGGCCGAACTGCGTGAGCGGGCCGTGGATCCCGCGCTCGTCGACGATCTGCCCGAACTCCACCGCCCGTGGATCGACGAAATCGAGATCACCTGCGAGCGGTGCGACGAGGCCGCCCGCAGGGTGACCGAAGTGGGCGACTGCTGGCTCGATGCCGGGATCGTACCCTTTTCGACCTTGAACTATCTGCCGGAGCACAGGGGGATCGAAGGCACGATCCGGTCGGAGCGCGGACCGGAAGCCGAAAGAGACAAGGCGGGCGAGGTTTCGCCCGGTCCCGAATCCACCTGGGAATCGTGGTCTCCCGCGGACTGGATCACGGAGATGCGGGAACAGATCAGGCTCTGGTTCTATTCCCAGTTGTTCATGTCGGTGACCCTCTACGACCGGTCGCCGTTCAAGGCCGTGCTCACCTACGAAGAAATGAGGGACGAAAACGGCGAGCCCTTCAGCAAGAGCGGCGACAACGCCATCGCCGTGGAGGACGCCACGGCCCGCATGGGCGCCGACGTGATGCGGTGGCAGTACGCCAGCGCTCCGCTGAACATGGTCTTCCGGTTCGGTTACGGCCCCGCCGAGGAGGTGACCCGGAAGATGCTGCGGCTGTGGAACGTCTACGCGTTCTTCGTGACCTACGCCAACCTGCCGGATTGCCCGCCGATTTCCGCTTCCGCCCCCGCAACGGACCGCAGCGAACTCGACAGATGGGTGCTCTCGCGGCTGCATCAGCTGATTCGCCATTGCAACGACCGGATGGACCATTTCGATTCGGCCGTGGTGGTTCGCGAAACGGAACGGTTCATCGACGTGCTCTCCACCTGGTACGTCCGCCGGAGCCGGCGGCGATTCTGGAAGAGCGGCGATGACGCGGACAAGCAGTCGGCGATCCAGACGCTCTACGAAGTGCTGGTGACGATGAGCAGGCTGATCGCCCCCATACTTCCTTTCTCCGCCGAGGAACTCTACCGGAGCCTGGTCCCGCCCGTCGACCCATCGGCGCCGGAGAGCGTCCATCTTTGTGCATACCCTGAGGCTTCCGGCGAACTGATCGACCAGGATCTCATGGACGACATGGATGACCTGATGCTGGTGATCGAACTGGGCCGCTCCGCGCGGAACGAAGCCCGGATGAAGGTCCGCCAGCCGGCCAGCCGGCTGCTGGTGCAACCCGCGAACGCTCGGCAGGGCAAAACCATCGAGCGCCTGCGCTCGCAGGTGCTGGAAGAACTGAACGTGAAAGACCTGGAACTGGTCGAAAGCGAAGATGCGTTTCGCGGATACGCGGTGAAGCCGGTCTTTTCGAAGTGGGGTCCCCGGTTCGGCAAGCGGCTAAACGCCGTGCGGACGGCGCTCGAGGCACTGGACGGAGACGAGACCGGCGCGCTCGTAGCAGGCGGCGAGGTCCTTACGCTCGAGGTGGACGGTGATCGGGTCGATCTGTCGCCTGAGGAGCTCGAGGTCGAACGGGTAGACGCCGACGGGCTGTCCGTGACGTCGGACTTCGGATGCACGGTCGCCATCGACACCAGGGTAACCCGCGATCTCCTGCTCGAGGGACTGATGCGGGACTTCGTCCGCCACGTGCAGAATCTCCGCAAGGAAGCCGATTTCAACGTGGACGACCGGATCACGCTCTACTACGAGGCGGACGGTGACCTGGCCGAGGCCATCGATACCCACGCCGACTACATCAGGACGGAAACGCTGTCGACGGTGCTTCGCGACGAGCCCGTGCCCGGGGATGTCCACTCCGGCGAACTCAAACTCGGCGATCACGTCGCCCGCATCGGGGTGTTGAAGTAA
- the pyk gene encoding pyruvate kinase, producing the protein MRRTKIVCTVGPSISSPEMVRQIIEAGVDVFRLNFSHGTPDDHRRSVSRIRSAADDLGKPVAILQDLPGPKIRIGTFQHGAVHLGAGDDFTLTAESVPGDRTRVSVNYAGLPEEVQPGQRLLLADGLVELRIEAVAPPEIRCKVLLGGSLSDHKGITVPRGATGINAFTEKDRELLLEGLDMGVEMAALSFVRNRDDVLRARKLLDDRGSSLPLMAKIEKPEAVDALDDILPAVDALMVARGDLGVEIPYEDVPLVQKDIIAKALQAARPVVTATQMLRSMVESLRPTRAEAADVANAVLDGSDAVMLSEESATGAYPMEAVRALASIAEQAEARLFQRTAHGNPERRGMPGVSEAISHASCVLALEAGAKAIVCCTRSGHTARVAARHRISVPIIAVSPEVATVRRLALVWGVKPVLCAEFDTTDGMIRTSLDAAREAGGLSRGDHIVIVGGSPSAGPGHTDFVRVAAVP; encoded by the coding sequence ATGCGACGTACCAAAATCGTTTGCACAGTGGGTCCCTCCATCAGTTCGCCCGAGATGGTCCGCCAAATAATCGAGGCCGGCGTAGACGTCTTCCGTCTCAATTTCTCCCATGGCACCCCGGACGACCACAGGCGCAGCGTCAGCCGCATCCGGTCCGCCGCGGACGACCTCGGCAAGCCCGTCGCGATCCTCCAGGACCTGCCCGGCCCGAAGATCCGCATCGGAACGTTTCAGCACGGTGCCGTTCACCTCGGTGCGGGCGATGATTTCACCCTGACTGCGGAATCGGTGCCCGGCGACCGGACCAGGGTGTCGGTGAACTACGCAGGCCTTCCGGAGGAGGTTCAGCCGGGACAGCGCCTGCTGCTGGCCGACGGCCTGGTTGAACTGCGTATTGAGGCCGTGGCACCGCCCGAAATCCGGTGCAAGGTACTCCTCGGCGGTTCGCTCTCCGATCACAAGGGCATCACGGTACCTCGTGGTGCAACGGGTATCAACGCCTTCACGGAAAAGGACCGGGAACTGCTGCTGGAAGGGCTCGACATGGGCGTGGAAATGGCCGCGCTGTCCTTTGTCCGAAACCGGGATGACGTGTTGCGTGCACGTAAGCTGCTGGACGATCGGGGGTCGAGCCTGCCCCTGATGGCGAAGATCGAAAAACCGGAGGCCGTGGACGCCCTCGACGACATCCTCCCGGCCGTGGATGCGCTCATGGTCGCACGGGGAGACCTGGGTGTGGAAATTCCCTACGAGGATGTCCCGCTGGTGCAGAAGGACATCATCGCCAAGGCCCTGCAGGCTGCACGGCCCGTCGTCACGGCCACGCAGATGTTGCGGTCAATGGTCGAGAGCCTACGGCCCACGCGGGCGGAAGCCGCCGACGTGGCCAACGCGGTTCTAGACGGATCGGACGCGGTAATGCTCTCGGAAGAAAGCGCCACCGGCGCCTACCCGATGGAGGCCGTGCGCGCACTGGCGTCCATCGCGGAACAGGCCGAAGCCAGGTTGTTCCAGCGAACGGCCCATGGCAACCCGGAGCGGCGCGGGATGCCCGGAGTTTCGGAGGCGATCAGCCATGCGTCCTGCGTACTGGCCCTGGAAGCAGGCGCGAAGGCCATCGTCTGCTGCACGCGGTCGGGTCACACTGCCCGGGTGGCCGCACGACACCGGATCAGCGTGCCGATCATCGCCGTCAGCCCGGAAGTGGCGACCGTCCGCCGCCTCGCACTGGTCTGGGGCGTTAAACCGGTGCTGTGCGCCGAGTTCGACACGACGGACGGGATGATCCGTACGTCGCTCGACGCGGCCCGGGAGGCCGGCGGTCTCAGCCGGGGAGACCACATCGTCATCGTGGGCGGATCGCCGTCGGCGGGACCGGGTCACACGGATTTCGTCCGGGTCGCCGCCGTGCCCTAG
- a CDS encoding sodium/solute symporter (Members of the Solute:Sodium Symporter (SSS), TC 2.A.21 as described in tcdb.org, catalyze solute:Na+ symport. Known solutes for members of the family include sugars, amino acids, nucleosides, inositols, vitamins, urea or anions, depending on the system.) translates to MTPGGLTPVDWTIIIGYALATISLGYYYSRRQSTVREYFTGGGRMPPTLIGFSLFATLLSTISYLSIPGEAIGKGPVWMLNYLTIPIIFVVVGYGLIPVYMRTRVTSAYELLEDRLGLGIRLLGAVMFILLRLVWMALLIYLSAKAMTVMLGVGDDWIPVITLVTGLVAVIYTSLGGLRAVVITDTLQTLLMLGGAILVIVTVTLHFDGFGWIPSSWQPHWDAQPVFSLDPSVRLTVIGSMMASMTWAIATAGGDQTVVQRFMATTDARAARRSYLTQQLVGLCIGVTLWVAGFALLGFFQDQPGLLPAGADLDGQADHVFPHYIAYYLPPGVSGFVVAAMFAAAMSSLDSGVNAITAVVSTDFIDRFRRSPATEKQLTRTAKTLAFVIGAIAVGASSLMELVPGNITAVTNKTSNLLTTPIFALFFFALFVPFARPAGVVAGAVCGVLTASLIAFSGPLFGMLPDGNDPVSFMWISPVALAVNLGVGTTVSWILARNGKSNHATG, encoded by the coding sequence ATGACTCCTGGCGGACTGACGCCCGTCGACTGGACCATCATCATCGGATACGCCCTGGCGACCATATCGCTGGGCTATTACTACAGCCGCAGGCAGAGCACCGTCAGGGAGTATTTCACCGGCGGGGGGCGCATGCCGCCGACGCTGATCGGCTTCTCGCTGTTCGCCACACTGCTCAGCACCATCTCCTACCTGTCCATCCCGGGCGAGGCCATCGGAAAGGGTCCCGTCTGGATGCTCAACTACCTGACGATTCCGATCATCTTCGTGGTGGTCGGCTACGGGCTGATTCCCGTTTACATGCGGACGCGCGTGACCAGCGCCTATGAACTGCTGGAGGACCGGCTCGGTCTGGGCATCCGCCTGCTGGGCGCGGTGATGTTCATCCTGCTCCGGCTGGTCTGGATGGCCCTGCTGATCTACCTGTCCGCCAAGGCCATGACCGTCATGCTGGGCGTGGGTGATGACTGGATCCCCGTAATCACCCTGGTTACCGGGCTCGTGGCGGTCATCTACACCTCGCTCGGCGGGCTGCGTGCCGTGGTGATCACCGACACGCTTCAGACCCTGCTCATGCTCGGCGGCGCCATACTGGTGATTGTCACGGTTACCCTGCATTTCGACGGATTCGGCTGGATTCCGAGCTCCTGGCAGCCCCATTGGGACGCGCAGCCAGTCTTCAGCCTGGACCCGTCCGTGCGTCTGACCGTAATCGGCTCCATGATGGCGTCCATGACGTGGGCGATCGCCACGGCCGGGGGCGACCAGACCGTGGTGCAGCGTTTCATGGCGACCACCGACGCCCGCGCGGCCAGGCGGTCCTACCTGACCCAGCAACTGGTGGGGCTCTGCATCGGGGTCACCCTGTGGGTCGCGGGTTTCGCCCTCCTCGGATTCTTCCAGGACCAACCCGGCCTGCTGCCGGCCGGCGCCGACCTGGACGGACAGGCCGACCATGTGTTCCCCCACTACATCGCCTACTACCTCCCGCCAGGGGTGTCCGGATTCGTGGTCGCCGCCATGTTCGCGGCCGCCATGTCGAGCCTGGACTCGGGCGTCAATGCGATTACGGCCGTGGTTTCGACGGATTTCATCGACCGGTTCAGAAGGTCACCGGCCACCGAGAAACAACTGACTCGTACGGCGAAAACGCTCGCCTTCGTCATCGGTGCCATTGCCGTGGGCGCCAGTTCGCTGATGGAACTGGTACCCGGCAACATCACAGCGGTGACCAACAAGACCTCGAACCTGCTTACGACGCCTATATTCGCCCTGTTCTTCTTCGCGCTTTTCGTGCCGTTCGCCCGGCCGGCCGGCGTCGTCGCGGGCGCCGTGTGCGGCGTCCTCACCGCATCGCTCATCGCCTTCTCCGGTCCGCTCTTCGGCATGTTGCCCGATGGGAACGACCCGGTCAGCTTCATGTGGATCAGTCCCGTGGCCCTGGCCGTGAACCTGGGGGTCGGCACGACGGTCAGCTGGATACTGGCGCGGAATGGGAAATCGAATCATGCAACAGGATAA
- a CDS encoding MFS transporter, with protein sequence MGNRIMQQDKKLTRLQTARGMRMWNVNGMLESVHSAITTGVYTTGYALHLGASSAMIGFISASISIGQLLQAFSPLLIERLQRRKPLCLSANAVSSSLWLPIAFIPFLFFEVYQVLALMGCIALSKAVMSLVSPARQSWLTDLVPDEMRGRFVARQRSLTASAGLITSVCAGFFLSTYAAGDEQGGFTTLFIVAVVFSGFGVWAWSRIPEPQKSRGEHVPSNQLLRLPFRHGPFRRLMFLVSGRLLIAQIAAPFFTVYMLRTLEVSYAQIAIYSAIQTIATIIMNPFWGYLADKYGYKPVMSLTAVGLALFPLGWGFVTLENYWIMVPLVQVWGGSMSAGWGTARFNLIVKTAPAVNRSAFLGCYSAVSRGCAACGAVLGGIAADLCTSIPAVSFFGYTFAGLQYLFLANGALRVAYMGLLTRVTSDSQVSSRDVINRVRKGNPIATLWHLVRMGKSSNPSVRARAARELGETGSHLAVDELIALLEDSDRNVRREAVQSLSRIGAVEAVNPLLECVGSPSSDIAEEAVEALGAVPSSLSLNILVTLLHDERPGIRRSAILALDRIGDRRAETALEALLEHERDPAIVQSALETLARMGNTGILGRLQDLIRSSETSLERGVLVMSAGHLLGTPDLLYRLLQSGEMDQDRATVRIFRSVRRQLGGWSRVERAARNRFTEAVDRALSAFERQQTGEVLKRLVEIARDIVAEAGTDRPDRPDRPDRPDHATEDTAPAEGPAARPDDLELAYRVLADLESEGRSRTLHAEERLLAVVAFQRMADLATD encoded by the coding sequence ATGGGAAATCGAATCATGCAACAGGATAAGAAACTGACCCGGCTGCAGACGGCGCGCGGGATGCGCATGTGGAACGTGAACGGCATGCTCGAGTCGGTGCATTCAGCGATTACCACGGGCGTTTACACCACGGGTTACGCGCTGCATCTCGGCGCATCCAGCGCCATGATCGGTTTTATTTCCGCGTCCATTTCCATCGGCCAGTTGCTACAAGCCTTCTCGCCGCTGCTGATCGAGCGACTGCAACGGCGCAAGCCGCTGTGCCTTTCCGCCAATGCCGTCAGTTCGTCGCTCTGGCTGCCCATCGCCTTCATCCCCTTTCTCTTCTTCGAGGTATACCAGGTGCTGGCGCTCATGGGCTGCATCGCCCTTTCGAAGGCCGTAATGTCCCTGGTTTCCCCGGCCCGTCAGTCCTGGCTGACCGACCTGGTACCCGACGAGATGCGCGGCCGCTTCGTCGCCCGGCAGCGCAGTCTGACGGCGTCCGCCGGACTGATCACGTCGGTCTGCGCAGGGTTCTTCCTGAGTACGTACGCCGCGGGAGATGAGCAGGGAGGCTTCACCACCCTGTTCATCGTGGCCGTGGTCTTCTCCGGCTTCGGGGTCTGGGCCTGGTCCCGCATTCCCGAACCGCAGAAGAGCCGGGGAGAGCATGTCCCTTCGAACCAATTGCTTCGCCTGCCCTTCCGGCACGGTCCCTTTCGCAGACTGATGTTCCTGGTTTCGGGTCGGCTCCTCATCGCCCAGATCGCCGCGCCGTTTTTCACGGTCTACATGTTGCGGACGCTGGAGGTCTCTTACGCCCAGATCGCGATCTACTCGGCGATTCAGACCATCGCCACGATCATCATGAATCCCTTCTGGGGCTACCTGGCAGACAAGTACGGGTACAAGCCGGTCATGTCGCTTACCGCCGTGGGACTGGCACTGTTTCCACTGGGCTGGGGCTTCGTGACTCTGGAAAACTACTGGATCATGGTGCCGCTGGTGCAGGTCTGGGGCGGCAGCATGAGCGCGGGGTGGGGCACCGCCCGGTTCAATCTCATCGTCAAGACGGCTCCGGCGGTCAACCGCTCCGCGTTCTTGGGGTGCTACTCCGCAGTATCGAGAGGGTGCGCGGCCTGCGGCGCCGTACTGGGCGGCATTGCCGCCGATCTGTGTACCTCCATCCCCGCCGTCTCCTTCTTCGGCTACACCTTCGCGGGTCTGCAATACCTCTTTCTTGCCAACGGGGCGCTTCGCGTCGCCTACATGGGCCTGCTGACCCGCGTGACCTCCGATTCGCAGGTTTCTTCCCGGGACGTGATCAACCGAGTGCGCAAGGGGAATCCCATCGCGACCCTGTGGCACCTGGTGCGCATGGGGAAATCGAGCAATCCCTCGGTCCGGGCGCGGGCCGCCCGTGAACTGGGTGAAACGGGCAGTCACCTTGCCGTGGACGAACTTATCGCGTTGCTGGAGGACAGCGACCGCAACGTGCGCCGGGAGGCCGTGCAGTCCCTGAGCAGGATCGGCGCGGTGGAGGCCGTGAATCCGCTGCTCGAATGTGTGGGCAGCCCGTCATCGGACATCGCCGAAGAAGCCGTGGAAGCCCTGGGCGCGGTGCCTTCGTCGCTCAGTCTCAACATCCTGGTGACCCTGTTGCACGACGAACGTCCGGGCATCCGGCGAAGCGCCATTCTCGCCCTGGATCGAATCGGGGACCGCCGCGCGGAAACCGCGCTGGAAGCCCTGCTCGAGCATGAGCGGGATCCCGCGATCGTTCAGTCCGCCCTGGAGACGCTGGCCAGGATGGGCAATACCGGCATACTGGGACGGCTTCAGGACCTCATACGGAGCAGCGAAACCAGCCTTGAGCGGGGTGTCCTGGTCATGTCGGCGGGGCATCTCCTCGGCACACCGGATCTGCTGTATCGATTGCTGCAGTCCGGCGAGATGGACCAGGACCGGGCGACGGTGCGGATTTTCCGATCCGTCCGACGGCAACTGGGTGGCTGGTCGCGTGTCGAGAGAGCGGCAAGGAACCGGTTCACGGAGGCCGTCGATCGCGCCCTGAGCGCGTTCGAGCGCCAGCAGACCGGTGAGGTGCTGAAGCGGCTCGTGGAGATCGCACGGGACATCGTTGCGGAAGCGGGGACGGACCGCCCGGACCGCCCGGATCGACCGGATCGACCGGACCATGCAACCGAAGATACGGCGCCGGCGGAAGGACCAGCAGCGCGCCCGGACGATCTCGAACTGGCGTACAGGGTCCTGGCGGACCTGGAATCGGAAGGCCGGAGCAGAACCCTGCACGCCGAGGAGAGACTGCTGGCGGTGGTGGCCTTTCAGCGCATGGCGGACCTGGCCACCGACTGA
- a CDS encoding ribonuclease activity regulator RraA → MSEQQAPSRETLESLLIPSTATLTSVLTEFGLYNTFMQDVAPLAPDTRMAGPAFTLRYIPGREDITHVPVDNLTDMQRIGIESIGQGEVLVIDARGDTRAGVMGDILATRILQRGAAGVVSDGAFRDTPAIVEAGLAAYAKAMNAHNSKSVHYPSDIQRPIACGGVAVFPGDIIVGDTEGVVVIPRHLAEEVAARAVAQEDREVFILQKIQQGASIIGVYPPDEKTLAEYEAWKAKKG, encoded by the coding sequence ATGTCTGAACAGCAAGCACCATCGCGGGAAACCCTCGAATCCCTGCTCATTCCGAGTACGGCCACGCTGACCTCCGTACTCACGGAATTCGGCCTGTATAACACGTTCATGCAGGACGTCGCGCCCCTGGCCCCGGACACGCGCATGGCCGGTCCCGCCTTCACCCTCCGGTACATACCCGGCCGGGAAGACATCACGCACGTGCCCGTGGACAACCTCACGGACATGCAGCGGATCGGTATCGAAAGCATCGGGCAGGGCGAGGTGCTCGTGATCGACGCGAGGGGCGACACCCGGGCCGGCGTCATGGGCGACATCCTCGCCACGCGGATTCTGCAGCGCGGCGCCGCGGGGGTGGTGAGCGACGGCGCGTTCCGGGATACCCCGGCCATCGTCGAAGCCGGGCTCGCCGCGTATGCGAAGGCCATGAACGCCCACAACAGCAAAAGCGTACACTACCCGAGCGATATACAGCGTCCCATCGCCTGCGGCGGCGTAGCCGTGTTCCCAGGAGACATCATCGTGGGCGATACGGAGGGCGTCGTGGTGATCCCGCGCCACCTTGCCGAAGAAGTGGCGGCCAGGGCCGTTGCGCAGGAGGACCGCGAAGTCTTCATCCTGCAGAAGATCCAGCAGGGAGCCAGCATCATCGGCGTTTACCCACCCGATGAAAAGACCCTGGCCGAATACGAGGCCTGGAAGGCGAAAAAGGGCTGA
- a CDS encoding GHMP kinase, whose protein sequence is MLDCLTDRGNLPADAEAFEHALACTPESPFGPLGTRFAARKPIYVVRAPARLDCMGGIADYSGSLVCEMTLDRAVLMGLQARDDRKVVLHSAGVDGLGLSPDVALALDDLAPGSGTVDYDTVKRRFSGTPESAWAAYVAGAFSVLQGEGHMERFPHGATIVLGSNIPLRVGASSSAALEIAAMHGLSLLYGINLDGMTVAVLSQKVENHVVGAACGIMDQVTCAMGTRGHLLSLLCQPHTVREQIPIPDGVRFIGINSGVRREIKGARYTNSRIGAFMGLAILQDHLRSGNGAAANLRLGYLCNLSTSEYVDSCRSLLPSSITGRAFMRRYGTTPDPVTTVDPEVVYKVRSRVEHPVYEHRRVNGFTECIRRAGSSEQPALLERAGRLMYASDWSYTHRCGLGSAETAWIVRETRKLGVEAGFYGARITGGGAGGTVAVAGNDRMLDHLDRLLERYGEATGIEAELFTGTSPGALEFGHRVYRIH, encoded by the coding sequence ATGCTGGATTGCCTGACGGATCGTGGAAACCTGCCCGCCGACGCGGAGGCCTTCGAGCACGCCCTGGCCTGTACGCCGGAGAGCCCGTTCGGACCGCTGGGGACGCGCTTCGCGGCACGGAAACCAATTTACGTCGTACGAGCGCCCGCGCGTCTCGACTGCATGGGCGGCATCGCGGACTACAGCGGTTCGCTGGTCTGCGAGATGACCCTCGACCGTGCCGTTCTGATGGGCCTTCAGGCCCGGGACGACCGGAAAGTGGTCCTGCACAGCGCCGGCGTGGACGGACTGGGCCTTTCTCCGGACGTTGCACTGGCGCTCGACGACCTGGCGCCGGGTTCGGGCACCGTGGATTATGATACCGTAAAACGGCGTTTCTCCGGCACGCCGGAATCCGCCTGGGCGGCCTACGTTGCCGGGGCTTTCAGCGTGCTGCAGGGCGAAGGGCATATGGAACGGTTCCCCCACGGCGCTACGATCGTGCTGGGGAGCAACATACCGCTCCGGGTCGGCGCGTCCTCGTCGGCCGCGCTGGAAATCGCGGCCATGCATGGACTGAGCCTGCTCTACGGGATCAACCTGGACGGGATGACGGTGGCCGTCCTTTCCCAGAAGGTGGAAAACCACGTGGTCGGCGCGGCCTGCGGCATCATGGACCAGGTCACCTGCGCAATGGGTACCCGGGGCCACCTCCTGTCCCTGCTCTGCCAGCCCCATACCGTGCGGGAACAGATACCGATCCCGGACGGCGTACGCTTCATCGGCATCAACTCGGGCGTCCGCCGTGAGATCAAGGGCGCGAGGTATACGAACAGCAGAATCGGCGCGTTCATGGGCCTGGCGATCCTGCAGGATCATCTGCGGTCCGGCAACGGAGCCGCCGCGAATCTCCGCCTGGGATACCTGTGCAACCTGTCCACGTCCGAATATGTGGATTCCTGCCGGTCCCTGCTGCCATCGAGCATCACGGGCCGGGCGTTCATGCGGCGGTACGGAACCACGCCCGATCCCGTGACGACCGTCGATCCGGAGGTTGTTTACAAGGTGCGCAGCCGCGTGGAACACCCGGTGTACGAACACCGCAGGGTGAACGGCTTCACCGAGTGCATCCGGCGGGCGGGGTCTTCTGAACAACCGGCACTCCTCGAGCGGGCGGGCAGGCTGATGTACGCTTCGGACTGGAGTTACACGCACCGGTGCGGGCTCGGGTCCGCCGAAACGGCCTGGATCGTCCGGGAAACAAGGAAACTGGGGGTGGAAGCAGGTTTTTACGGCGCCAGGATTACGGGCGGTGGAGCAGGCGGGACGGTCGCCGTCGCGGGGAACGACCGCATGCTGGACCATCTGGATCGTCTGTTGGAACGTTACGGCGAAGCGACCGGGATCGAGGCCGAACTCTTCACCGGAACTTCGCCTGGCGCCCTCGAATTCGGGCACCGCGTCTATAGGATCCACTGA